One window of the Lactococcus lactis genome contains the following:
- the msrB gene encoding peptide-methionine (R)-S-oxide reductase MsrB: MEKEELKKKLSPLAYRVTQENGTEAPFANEFDDFFEKGLYVDVVSGEALFTSLDKYQSGCGWPAFTQPIDKGVVKEKRDKSLFMERTEVRSSNADSHLGHVFTDGPLDKGGLRYCINSAALHFVPFDQLEAEGYGEYVKYFS; this comes from the coding sequence ATGGAAAAAGAAGAACTTAAAAAGAAATTAAGCCCACTTGCTTATCGTGTTACCCAAGAAAATGGGACAGAGGCCCCTTTTGCTAATGAGTTTGATGATTTCTTTGAAAAAGGATTGTATGTTGATGTTGTGAGTGGTGAAGCCCTATTTACAAGTTTAGATAAATATCAATCAGGCTGCGGTTGGCCAGCCTTTACACAACCGATTGATAAAGGAGTTGTCAAAGAAAAACGAGATAAATCTCTATTTATGGAACGTACAGAAGTTCGTTCTAGTAATGCTGACAGTCATTTGGGTCATGTTTTTACTGACGGCCCCCTAGATAAGGGAGGCTTGCGTTATTGTATTAATTCTGCCGCTTTGCATTTCGTTCCTTTTGACCAATTAGAAGCAGAGGGTTATGGAGAGTACGTAAAATACTTTTCATAA
- a CDS encoding nitroreductase family protein: protein MDYVKLNKSRHKVKNFDGKKIPTVDVKQIISAASLAPSAHNIQSWHFVIVESEEKREALLSEVDPGNHEQIKQAGAVIVLFSDTDLVERSRDIARLGAGELDDEQLLRFNSRYPQMYEGFEELHESNYLSINIGLVTMNLVLAIKNYGYESNIIMGFNRTQKVNELLEVEKRYRPELIIPLGNSEDKGKPSYRLPQSQIMEIR, encoded by the coding sequence ATGGATTACGTAAAGCTCAATAAATCACGACACAAAGTAAAAAACTTTGACGGTAAAAAAATTCCCACAGTGGATGTTAAACAAATTATTTCTGCAGCAAGTTTAGCTCCTTCTGCCCACAATATTCAAAGTTGGCATTTTGTCATTGTAGAATCAGAAGAAAAACGGGAAGCATTACTTTCTGAAGTTGATCCTGGCAATCACGAACAAATCAAACAAGCTGGTGCAGTCATCGTCCTCTTTAGCGATACAGATTTAGTTGAACGTTCTCGTGATATTGCTAGATTAGGAGCTGGAGAGTTGGATGATGAACAACTTCTGCGCTTCAATAGTCGTTATCCACAAATGTATGAAGGATTTGAAGAACTTCATGAAAGTAATTATCTTTCTATCAATATTGGTTTGGTTACAATGAATCTTGTTTTGGCTATTAAAAATTACGGTTATGAAAGCAACATCATCATGGGCTTTAATCGAACTCAAAAAGTGAATGAACTTTTAGAAGTTGAAAAACGTTATCGCCCAGAACTAATTATTCCGCTTGGAAATTCAGAAGACAAAGGAAAACCAAGTTACCGCTTACCTCAAAGTCAAATTATGGAAATTCGATAA
- a CDS encoding CPBP family intramembrane glutamic endopeptidase, with the protein MKKYISVFSVFLVWLAYLLALNPILKALGLINWLRSLGLFASLTSIIIQEIPIIIILLLLNHFFWHQKLLFKGYNWKKALGMLILPLVMFLAGLVLAIGKHAPTSYIFLAIGATLLIGFAEELSFRGLIFGILVKNSKDKIIVPLFISSILFGLMHLVNIRNQPLGNTIIQVLGVMAFGLFAAVVYMKTSNLIFAIVVHAMNDFMAIMASSGSLSSQQTNPLTILYEWFIFGTLAFALFYTGWTQREKFIAAIQERSPQLTARKLPTLAQSSTFRRIFALVSMIYGILILPTMLLFSKISTSAGSRAEIANKALPIYLLFLLGIALYIFLIVFFDFHLGNLCWLLLPYIGGPVFALIALVNGARPLTEKTNQSKTINNKTPN; encoded by the coding sequence ATGAAAAAATACATCAGCGTCTTTAGTGTTTTCTTGGTCTGGCTTGCCTACTTACTGGCACTCAATCCTATTCTCAAGGCTCTTGGTCTTATCAATTGGTTACGCAGCCTCGGACTTTTTGCTTCACTAACCTCTATTATTATTCAAGAAATTCCAATTATCATCATCTTACTGCTACTCAATCATTTTTTCTGGCATCAAAAATTGCTATTTAAAGGATATAACTGGAAAAAAGCATTAGGAATGCTCATTCTTCCTTTAGTCATGTTTTTGGCAGGTTTAGTTCTTGCAATAGGAAAACATGCCCCCACTTCGTATATTTTTCTAGCCATTGGAGCCACTTTATTAATTGGTTTTGCTGAAGAACTCTCTTTTAGAGGTTTGATTTTTGGTATTTTAGTTAAAAATTCTAAAGATAAGATTATTGTTCCTTTATTTATTTCAAGTATACTATTTGGACTCATGCATTTGGTCAATATTCGTAATCAACCTTTAGGAAATACTATCATTCAAGTTCTTGGAGTTATGGCTTTTGGACTTTTCGCAGCTGTGGTTTACATGAAAACAAGCAATTTGATTTTTGCGATTGTGGTACATGCCATGAATGATTTCATGGCTATCATGGCCAGTTCGGGTAGTTTATCTTCACAACAAACCAACCCTCTGACAATTCTCTACGAATGGTTTATTTTTGGAACACTCGCTTTCGCATTATTTTACACGGGTTGGACTCAAAGAGAAAAATTCATTGCCGCCATTCAAGAACGTAGTCCACAACTTACGGCCCGTAAGTTACCTACTCTTGCTCAAAGTTCAACTTTCCGTAGAATTTTTGCCCTAGTTTCAATGATTTATGGAATTTTGATTTTACCAACGATGCTCCTTTTTTCAAAAATATCTACTAGTGCTGGCAGTCGAGCAGAAATTGCAAATAAAGCATTACCTATTTATCTTTTATTTCTTCTAGGAATCGCCCTATATATCTTTTTAATTGTTTTCTTTGATTTCCACTTAGGAAATCTTTGCTGGTTATTACTTCCTTATATCGGTGGTCCAGTCTTTGCATTAATCGCTCTGGTTAATGGTGCAAGACCACTAACTGAAAAAACAAATCAATCTAAAACAATCAATAATAAAACTCCAAATTAA
- the rfbA gene encoding glucose-1-phosphate thymidylyltransferase RfbA, whose protein sequence is MKGIILAGGSGTRLYPLTRAASKQLMPIYDKPMIYYPLSTLMLAGIKDILIISTPTDTPRFKELLQDGSEFGINLQYAVQPSPDGLAQAFIIGEEFIGDDSVALILGDNIYHGPGMSKMLQNAAAKEKGATVFGYHVPDPERFGVVEFDENMKAVSIEEKPEEPKSNYAVTGLYFYDNDVIEIAKNIEPSSRGELEITDVNKAYLERGDLSVELMGRGFAWLDTGTHESLLEAAQYIETVQRMQNMQVANLEEIAYRMGYITADDVLKLAQPLKKNEYGQYLLRLIGKD, encoded by the coding sequence ATGAAAGGGATTATTTTAGCAGGAGGGTCTGGAACACGACTTTACCCACTCACACGTGCTGCCTCAAAACAATTGATGCCTATTTACGATAAACCAATGATTTATTACCCATTGTCAACTTTGATGTTGGCTGGGATTAAAGACATTTTGATTATCTCGACACCAACAGATACCCCACGTTTTAAAGAGTTACTTCAAGACGGTTCTGAGTTTGGGATTAATCTGCAATATGCGGTACAACCATCACCAGATGGATTGGCTCAAGCTTTTATTATTGGTGAAGAATTTATTGGTGATGATTCAGTTGCGCTTATTTTGGGTGATAATATTTATCACGGACCTGGAATGTCTAAAATGCTCCAAAATGCAGCTGCAAAAGAAAAAGGAGCCACTGTTTTTGGTTATCATGTTCCTGACCCAGAACGTTTTGGTGTCGTTGAATTTGATGAAAACATGAAAGCTGTTTCTATTGAAGAAAAACCAGAAGAACCTAAATCAAATTATGCAGTAACTGGTTTATACTTCTACGATAATGATGTTATTGAAATTGCCAAAAACATTGAACCTTCATCTCGTGGAGAGCTTGAAATTACTGACGTAAATAAAGCTTATCTTGAACGTGGCGATTTGTCAGTTGAATTAATGGGCCGTGGTTTTGCTTGGTTAGATACTGGAACACATGAATCTCTCCTTGAAGCCGCACAATATATTGAAACAGTTCAACGGATGCAAAATATGCAAGTGGCAAACTTGGAAGAAATTGCTTATCGTATGGGTTATATTACAGCTGACGATGTTCTTAAATTGGCTCAACCGCTTAAGAAAAATGAGTATGGTCAATACTTGCTTCGTTTGATTGGAAAAGACTAA
- a CDS encoding Asp23/Gls24 family envelope stress response protein yields MSVTINNQHGNVDIATEVIATVVGASTTEIFGVVGMTSKSAVKDNVRSVLRQENYSKGVVVTTADNETSIDVYVVISYGVKISEVAKNIQERVRFNLENQLGITASSVNVYVQNVKVVED; encoded by the coding sequence ATGAGTGTTACTATCAACAACCAACACGGGAATGTCGATATTGCTACCGAAGTCATTGCAACGGTTGTGGGTGCGTCTACAACTGAAATTTTCGGCGTAGTCGGCATGACCAGTAAATCTGCTGTTAAAGATAATGTTCGCAGTGTTTTGCGTCAAGAAAACTATTCTAAAGGAGTTGTCGTTACAACTGCTGACAACGAAACTTCTATCGATGTTTATGTTGTCATTTCTTATGGTGTAAAAATTAGCGAAGTTGCAAAAAATATTCAAGAACGTGTTCGTTTCAATCTCGAAAATCAACTTGGCATCACAGCCAGTAGCGTAAACGTATATGTACAAAATGTGAAGGTGGTTGAAGATTAG
- a CDS encoding prenyltransferase: MNFKIFAELIELKAKTASIFPFLLGLAYSLYHYQSVNLSALAIYFVAMFMFNCFVDIWDNYNDYHKAVDTDDYQKNTNIIGRENLSMGLIKSLLAFFFFGSLILGIIVALMTGWAVFWLGLLCYAVGVFYAGGPKPLSSLPLGELLSGLTMGYIIFLICLYINSSQNFVWSFANLATTFLIALPNTLLIANLMLANNTCDLEEDEANHRYTIVHYIGKKAALIWWTTALILAFVAIVVAVILGLLSPIMLLILLIAPLMIKFARPYLQKQVKKETFISSVKILMVFQLVQVLLFFVSLIKF, translated from the coding sequence ATGAATTTTAAAATATTTGCTGAACTAATTGAATTGAAAGCTAAAACTGCTTCAATTTTTCCATTTTTACTAGGGCTTGCTTACTCGCTTTATCATTATCAGTCAGTCAATTTGTCAGCACTTGCCATTTATTTTGTGGCAATGTTTATGTTCAACTGTTTTGTTGATATTTGGGACAACTATAATGATTATCATAAAGCAGTAGATACAGATGATTATCAAAAAAATACAAATATTATCGGACGCGAGAACTTATCAATGGGACTCATCAAAAGTTTATTGGCCTTTTTCTTTTTTGGTAGTCTGATTTTAGGAATTATTGTCGCTTTAATGACTGGTTGGGCAGTCTTTTGGTTGGGACTACTCTGCTATGCTGTTGGAGTTTTCTATGCTGGAGGGCCAAAACCACTCTCATCACTTCCACTTGGGGAACTTTTATCAGGTTTGACAATGGGTTATATCATTTTTCTGATTTGCCTTTATATCAATAGTTCTCAGAATTTTGTTTGGTCATTTGCGAATCTGGCAACAACTTTCTTGATTGCTTTACCTAATACATTATTGATTGCAAATCTGATGTTAGCCAATAACACCTGCGATTTAGAAGAAGATGAAGCCAATCACCGCTACACAATCGTGCATTATATTGGGAAAAAGGCAGCACTTATTTGGTGGACTACAGCTTTAATTTTGGCTTTTGTTGCCATTGTTGTTGCAGTAATTTTAGGATTACTTTCTCCAATTATGCTTTTAATTCTGTTAATTGCACCATTGATGATAAAATTTGCTCGACCATATTTGCAAAAACAAGTAAAAAAAGAAACATTTATTTCATCAGTTAAAATCTTAATGGTTTTTCAACTTGTACAAGTCCTACTATTCTTTGTTAGTTTAATTAAATTTTAA
- the feoB gene encoding ferrous iron transport protein B — MKIIALLGNPNSGKTSIFNQLTGSNQQVGNWPGVTVEKKSGFYRKDKSICIQDLPGLYSLSPYSLDEQVARDFLTKTPPDALINIVDSTNLERSLYLTLQLMELGIPMVLALNMSDLLAGQGKKIDIEKLSYSLGIPVVTTSAIKNKGLDEVVKVALKSHESQPLDYDHRLEGALSEIGKVTGFTNRFEQIKVFEGDKLLLAGETDKALSQQVPTDNSQAGLSAKQLAEIEEIVSITEKLMADDRESIIVNERYDLIGHIVQLCVTQTETGKINLTDRIDQIITHKWLGLPIFVFIMWLVYFISIQTVGTAATDWLNDVFFGQWLPDLIANGMNALAVTPWVQDLVLNGVVAGIGAILGFVPQIFVLFLLLGILEDSGYMARVAFVMDRIFRRFGLSGKSFIPMLIASGCGVPGIMATRTIEQERDRKITIMVTTFMPCSAKLPIIALVSGAFFPHASWVAPSAYFLGMSMIILSGIILKKTRMFSGDTSAFIMELPAYHLPYAMTVLKYAFDRAFSFVKRAGTIIFAMNVLIWFTSNYNWTLAHVDASQSILADVGKVVAVIFAPLGFGEWRATVATITGLIAKETIVGTMGVLFAHNSSDSHQLWSAVQATYTPLSAYSLLVFNLLCAPCVAAISTIYKEMGDVRWTLRAVGFQTLVAYSMSFIIYQLDSLFSSQNFDVFSLLALIVLSVGLYFIFRKGKGLTYELS, encoded by the coding sequence ATGAAAATAATTGCACTACTCGGAAACCCCAATAGTGGAAAAACGAGTATTTTTAATCAACTAACCGGATCAAATCAGCAAGTTGGTAATTGGCCAGGGGTTACTGTTGAAAAGAAATCTGGATTTTATCGAAAAGATAAAAGTATTTGTATCCAAGATTTGCCTGGTCTTTACTCTCTTTCTCCTTATTCACTTGATGAGCAAGTTGCCAGAGATTTTTTGACAAAAACACCACCGGATGCCCTCATTAATATTGTGGATTCAACGAATTTAGAGCGTTCACTTTATTTGACTTTACAGCTGATGGAACTTGGAATCCCTATGGTTTTAGCGCTTAATATGAGCGACCTTTTGGCTGGTCAAGGAAAAAAAATCGACATTGAAAAACTTTCTTATAGCCTTGGAATTCCTGTTGTTACAACCTCGGCCATTAAAAATAAAGGTTTAGATGAGGTTGTTAAAGTAGCACTTAAAAGTCATGAAAGTCAGCCTTTAGATTATGACCATCGACTTGAAGGGGCGCTCTCGGAAATTGGTAAAGTAACTGGTTTTACCAATCGTTTTGAACAAATAAAAGTTTTCGAAGGCGACAAACTTTTATTAGCTGGAGAAACAGATAAAGCGCTAAGCCAGCAAGTTCCTACTGACAATTCTCAAGCTGGCTTATCAGCAAAACAACTGGCTGAAATTGAGGAAATTGTTTCTATCACCGAAAAATTAATGGCAGATGACCGTGAATCGATTATCGTTAATGAACGTTATGATTTAATTGGTCATATTGTTCAACTTTGCGTTACTCAGACTGAAACTGGTAAAATTAATCTGACAGATCGAATCGACCAGATTATTACCCATAAATGGTTGGGACTTCCTATTTTTGTTTTTATCATGTGGTTGGTCTATTTTATTTCTATTCAAACTGTCGGAACAGCAGCGACCGATTGGCTCAATGATGTCTTCTTTGGTCAATGGCTTCCTGATTTAATTGCCAATGGAATGAATGCTTTAGCTGTTACTCCTTGGGTTCAAGATTTAGTTTTAAATGGTGTCGTTGCCGGAATTGGGGCAATTTTAGGTTTTGTTCCACAGATTTTTGTGCTATTTTTACTTTTAGGAATTCTGGAAGATTCTGGATATATGGCTCGGGTAGCCTTTGTCATGGACCGAATTTTTAGACGCTTTGGCCTTTCTGGTAAGTCTTTTATTCCCATGCTTATTGCTTCCGGCTGTGGCGTGCCTGGAATTATGGCGACGAGAACGATTGAGCAAGAGCGTGACCGAAAAATTACAATTATGGTCACAACTTTTATGCCTTGTTCTGCCAAACTCCCTATTATCGCATTAGTTTCTGGTGCTTTTTTCCCTCATGCTTCTTGGGTTGCTCCTAGTGCTTACTTTTTAGGAATGTCCATGATTATTCTCTCCGGTATTATTTTGAAAAAAACAAGGATGTTTTCTGGTGATACTTCGGCTTTCATCATGGAACTTCCTGCCTATCATTTACCTTATGCGATGACTGTTTTAAAATATGCTTTCGACCGTGCGTTTTCTTTCGTCAAGCGGGCTGGTACGATCATTTTCGCTATGAATGTTTTGATTTGGTTCACTTCAAATTATAATTGGACCTTGGCACATGTTGATGCGAGTCAATCCATTCTTGCTGATGTTGGTAAAGTTGTTGCTGTTATCTTTGCTCCTCTTGGTTTTGGCGAGTGGCGTGCAACAGTCGCTACAATTACTGGACTAATTGCAAAAGAAACAATCGTCGGAACAATGGGTGTCCTTTTCGCTCATAATTCTTCTGACAGTCACCAACTCTGGTCTGCTGTTCAAGCCACCTATACTCCTCTTTCCGCTTATTCTCTCCTTGTTTTCAATCTGCTTTGCGCGCCATGTGTTGCTGCAATCTCAACAATTTATAAAGAAATGGGCGATGTTCGTTGGACTTTACGAGCGGTTGGTTTTCAAACTTTAGTTGCTTATAGCATGAGTTTCATTATTTATCAATTGGATAGTTTGTTTAGCTCACAAAACTTTGATGTTTTTAGTTTATTAGCATTAATTGTATTGTCGGTTGGTTTATATTTCATTTTCAGAAAAGGGAAAGGTCTTACTTATGAACTTAGCTAG
- a CDS encoding ferrous iron transport protein A, which produces MKTLNNTHIGQIYYIHKIIGKNQAKLRDLGMISDKKITLISTDGENAIVKIDETRLALSSEFLEQIFVKEERSSEDIIGLAHLQVGQTGVVRMIDATSDIRRRLMDMGITRGTSVHLQKLAPLGDPLELRLRGYSLSLRKTDAEKIKVVLER; this is translated from the coding sequence ATGAAAACTCTTAACAATACCCATATTGGGCAAATTTATTATATTCATAAAATTATTGGGAAAAACCAAGCTAAACTGCGTGATTTAGGCATGATTTCCGATAAAAAAATAACACTAATTTCTACTGACGGTGAGAATGCAATTGTTAAAATTGATGAAACTCGCCTTGCTTTAAGTTCTGAATTCTTGGAGCAAATTTTTGTAAAAGAAGAACGTTCTAGCGAGGATATCATTGGTTTAGCTCACTTGCAAGTTGGCCAAACTGGTGTCGTTCGTATGATTGACGCAACGTCTGATATCAGGCGCCGCTTGATGGACATGGGCATTACGCGAGGAACAAGTGTTCATCTGCAAAAATTAGCACCACTTGGCGACCCTCTTGAACTTAGGCTTCGAGGCTATTCTCTCTCTTTGAGAAAGACGGATGCTGAAAAAATCAAAGTCGTTCTTGAACGATAG
- a CDS encoding DUF1129 domain-containing protein produces MENLIEELTAKNKEYIHSVTKQLILVGKSDEEVKEILNDILPQIIEGQKSGIIARKLLGAPTEFVAQYQPKVADRPVSEKNENPVLMWLDSSLLFLGFISLLNGVTALITSKAPVYGLITTILSAAVAGLVMYMMYRYFYRPKADNSRRTWNWKGFAATTLSVLLWIAVTIFSGLLPTSVNLQLPAIALVIVGLVAFGVRWLLKRQFNIQSALVAQPRR; encoded by the coding sequence ATGGAAAATTTAATCGAAGAACTTACTGCTAAAAATAAAGAATACATTCATTCGGTAACGAAACAACTGATTTTAGTTGGGAAATCAGATGAAGAAGTTAAAGAAATCTTGAATGACATTCTTCCGCAAATTATTGAAGGTCAAAAATCAGGAATTATTGCTCGTAAATTATTGGGAGCGCCAACTGAATTTGTTGCTCAATATCAACCAAAAGTTGCTGATAGACCAGTCAGTGAAAAAAATGAAAATCCAGTTTTGATGTGGCTTGATAGTAGCCTACTCTTTTTAGGATTTATTTCTCTTTTAAATGGAGTAACCGCACTTATCACTTCTAAGGCTCCGGTTTATGGCTTGATTACAACAATCTTGTCAGCGGCAGTTGCTGGTTTGGTAATGTATATGATGTATCGTTACTTTTATCGTCCTAAAGCGGATAACAGTCGTAGAACTTGGAATTGGAAAGGTTTTGCAGCAACCACTCTGTCAGTTCTCCTTTGGATTGCGGTAACTATCTTCTCTGGCCTTTTGCCAACATCAGTTAATTTGCAACTTCCTGCAATTGCTTTGGTCATTGTTGGACTTGTAGCCTTTGGAGTTCGTTGGCTCTTGAAACGTCAATTTAATATTCAATCTGCTTTGGTTGCTCAACCAAGAAGATAA
- the rpmB gene encoding 50S ribosomal protein L28, with amino-acid sequence MSKECYFTGRKTVSSNNRSHAMNQTKRVVKPNLQKVTILENGELKTVWASAKALKKLPAGVERV; translated from the coding sequence ATGTCTAAAGAATGTTATTTTACTGGTCGTAAGACTGTTTCAAGTAACAACCGTTCACACGCGATGAATCAAACTAAACGTGTAGTTAAACCAAATCTTCAAAAAGTTACAATTCTTGAAAACGGTGAACTCAAAACTGTATGGGCTTCAGCTAAAGCTTTGAAGAAATTGCCAGCAGGCGTAGAACGCGTATAA
- a CDS encoding polyprenyl synthetase family protein, which produces MLTFWQDYPEIQNKLKDVQALMIERLKINNQEIEAALEKFASRGGKMVRPALFLLFAGIVPNGSKDEEKLIKIAASLEMLHSATLIHDDIIDDSPLRRGLPSIESQFGKDVAVYAGDFVYTVYFELLIETMNGTSFVAKNAQSMKKILQGELTQMQSAFDKNNTARRYMKAISGKTAELLSLSCLEGVYFAGGDKKLQHSARKIGRAIGLAFQVYDDILNFTVGLDEADKPILTDFRQGIYTLPLLLAREVNDEAIAPYLEAPENLSRQECLDLAELVTESGGIAGALLVAGRLTELALNEIRKLPESPNRQILEEATQILLERNY; this is translated from the coding sequence TTGCTCACATTTTGGCAGGATTATCCCGAAATTCAGAATAAATTAAAGGATGTCCAAGCGCTCATGATTGAGCGTTTAAAAATTAATAATCAAGAGATAGAAGCAGCACTAGAGAAATTTGCATCACGTGGCGGGAAAATGGTTCGTCCTGCGCTTTTTTTGCTGTTCGCTGGGATTGTCCCTAATGGCTCTAAAGATGAAGAGAAGCTCATTAAAATCGCTGCATCATTAGAGATGCTTCATTCAGCAACATTGATTCACGATGATATTATCGACGACTCTCCTTTAAGACGTGGTTTACCGTCAATAGAGTCACAATTTGGCAAAGATGTAGCTGTTTATGCTGGAGATTTTGTTTATACTGTTTATTTTGAATTATTGATTGAAACCATGAATGGGACAAGTTTTGTCGCTAAAAATGCTCAATCAATGAAAAAAATTCTTCAGGGTGAATTGACTCAAATGCAATCTGCTTTTGACAAAAATAATACAGCGAGACGCTATATGAAAGCAATTAGCGGAAAAACAGCTGAATTACTGAGTCTTAGCTGTTTAGAAGGCGTTTATTTTGCTGGCGGGGATAAAAAATTACAACATTCTGCCCGTAAAATTGGTCGAGCAATTGGTCTTGCTTTTCAAGTTTATGATGACATTTTAAATTTTACAGTAGGACTTGATGAAGCTGATAAACCTATTTTGACAGATTTCCGTCAAGGGATTTATACATTACCTTTACTCTTGGCTCGTGAAGTAAATGATGAAGCGATTGCTCCTTATTTAGAAGCGCCAGAAAATTTGTCAAGACAAGAATGTTTAGATTTAGCAGAATTAGTGACAGAATCAGGTGGGATAGCAGGAGCGCTCCTTGTTGCTGGAAGATTAACAGAACTGGCTTTGAATGAAATTCGGAAATTACCAGAGTCGCCAAATCGGCAGATTTTAGAAGAAGCAACACAAATTTTATTGGAAAGAAATTATTGA
- a CDS encoding DAK2 domain-containing protein, translating to MSNINASKFQEMIQAAASRLNEQAEYVNSLNVFPVPDGDTGTNMGMTITNGAKDVASKPADTVGQVAQILSKGLLMGARGNSGVILSQLFRGFAQYVKDYEEIDGIHLAAALQNGVEVAYKAVMKPVEGTILTVSRGAAELAKRKTDETDDAVKIMEAALEGAKKALAMTPDMLPVLKEVGVVDSGGQGLVYIYEGFLMALNGEFVPETPVAELGAMDRMVNVEHESVANASTADIKFGYCTEIMVELGKGPTSRESYDHDNFQAYLAGIGNSLLVVDDEEVVKVHVHTEDPGLVMQEGLKYGRLVKVKVDNMRLQNEGVAEKEAKSTNVSTSTSKKDWGLIAIAAGEGLADIFREMGVNHVVSGGQTMNPSTEDILTAIEAVNAEKVIILPNNKNIFMAAKSAAEVAEIPVEVIESATVPQGFTALLSFDPTRSIEENKAAMTDALLDVKSGSVTTAIRDTNVDGIEIHKKDTLGMLNNKIVVSTRKMNDAIFAVFDQMIDEDSEIVAIYIGEEGKKANADKIAKELEKKYPEIEVEIHEGKQPVYPYLFSVE from the coding sequence GTGTCAAATATTAATGCAAGTAAATTTCAAGAAATGATTCAAGCAGCGGCAAGCCGTTTGAACGAACAAGCCGAATATGTTAACTCGCTTAATGTTTTCCCTGTTCCCGATGGAGATACAGGAACAAACATGGGCATGACCATTACAAATGGGGCAAAAGATGTTGCTTCTAAACCAGCTGATACTGTTGGTCAAGTGGCTCAAATTCTTTCAAAAGGTCTTCTTATGGGGGCTCGTGGAAATTCTGGTGTTATTTTAAGCCAACTTTTCCGTGGTTTCGCTCAATATGTTAAAGATTACGAAGAAATTGATGGAATCCATCTTGCAGCTGCACTTCAAAATGGGGTCGAAGTAGCCTATAAGGCAGTTATGAAACCTGTTGAGGGAACAATTTTAACTGTTTCTCGTGGTGCTGCTGAGTTAGCAAAACGCAAAACTGACGAAACTGATGATGCTGTTAAAATTATGGAAGCAGCACTTGAAGGAGCTAAAAAAGCACTTGCCATGACTCCTGATATGCTCCCAGTTCTTAAAGAAGTTGGAGTTGTTGACTCTGGTGGTCAAGGTTTGGTTTATATCTATGAAGGCTTTTTAATGGCGCTTAATGGTGAATTCGTACCAGAAACACCTGTTGCCGAACTTGGCGCAATGGACCGTATGGTTAATGTTGAACACGAAAGTGTTGCCAATGCTTCAACAGCGGACATCAAATTTGGTTATTGTACAGAAATCATGGTTGAACTCGGTAAAGGTCCAACTTCTCGTGAAAGTTACGACCACGATAACTTCCAAGCTTATCTTGCAGGAATTGGGAATTCACTTCTTGTTGTTGATGATGAGGAAGTCGTTAAAGTCCACGTTCATACAGAAGATCCTGGTTTAGTTATGCAAGAAGGACTTAAATATGGACGTCTTGTAAAAGTTAAAGTTGACAATATGCGCCTGCAAAATGAAGGAGTCGCTGAAAAAGAAGCAAAATCAACAAATGTTTCAACTTCTACTTCTAAAAAAGACTGGGGCTTAATTGCTATTGCTGCTGGTGAAGGTTTAGCTGATATTTTCCGTGAAATGGGTGTTAATCATGTTGTTTCTGGTGGTCAAACAATGAATCCTTCGACAGAAGATATTTTGACTGCTATTGAAGCTGTTAACGCAGAAAAAGTAATTATCTTACCTAATAACAAGAATATCTTTATGGCTGCAAAATCTGCTGCTGAAGTTGCTGAAATTCCTGTTGAAGTGATTGAATCTGCCACTGTTCCTCAAGGATTTACAGCACTCTTGAGCTTTGACCCTACACGTTCAATTGAAGAAAATAAAGCCGCTATGACTGATGCACTTCTTGACGTTAAATCTGGTTCAGTAACAACGGCCATTCGTGATACAAATGTCGATGGTATCGAAATTCATAAAAAAGATACACTTGGAATGTTGAATAACAAAATTGTTGTTTCAACACGAAAAATGAATGATGCAATCTTTGCTGTCTTTGATCAAATGATTGATGAAGATAGTGAGATTGTGGCGATTTATATTGGTGAAGAAGGCAAAAAAGCCAATGCTGACAAAATTGCTAAAGAACTTGAGAAAAAATATCCTGAAATTGAAGTTGAAATCCACGAAGGAAAACAACCGGTTTACCCATATCTCTTCTCAGTTGAGTAA